In one window of Opitutus sp. GAS368 DNA:
- a CDS encoding 2-hydroxycarboxylate transporter family protein codes for MNTPKPTPPESASSPSGFWPHGWWKLMERRVGILPVPVLVVLVIVLGAFIYTGKFPASGKTPNDVCTMLAVLAVGGFVCAEIGKRIPVIKDIGGAAIFATFIPSYLAFHSYIPPVITQTVTDFTKQTNFLYLFIACIIVGSILSMDRTVLIRGFLKIFIPLAAGSVAAALVGTGVGTLLGLGAKNTFFYIIVPIMGGGVGEGAIPLSVGYAEILHLKQGEEFARVLPPVMFGSLTAILLSGTLNFVGKKFPHLTGEGRIQPGENDELHPQEEAITGHMDVGHIAAGASIAIALYLLGVAVNTLPPETFRLPAPVVMLFLAVAVKLVSGVPPQLQHGAGVVYKFFRTAVTYPLLFAIGVALTPWDKLMEALHPANLVTIVATVTTLMATGFFVGRWVKLYPIEAAIVNACHSGQGGTGDVAILTAANRMQMMPFAQIATRIGGAITVTLALIALKAMT; via the coding sequence ATGAATACCCCCAAACCCACCCCGCCCGAGTCCGCGTCCTCTCCGTCGGGCTTCTGGCCGCACGGCTGGTGGAAGCTGATGGAGCGGCGCGTCGGCATCCTGCCGGTGCCGGTGCTCGTCGTGCTGGTCATCGTGCTGGGCGCGTTCATCTATACCGGGAAGTTCCCCGCGTCCGGCAAGACCCCGAACGATGTGTGCACGATGCTCGCGGTCCTCGCGGTCGGCGGCTTCGTCTGCGCCGAGATCGGCAAACGCATTCCGGTCATCAAGGACATCGGCGGCGCGGCGATCTTCGCGACCTTCATCCCGTCCTACCTGGCTTTCCACAGCTACATCCCGCCGGTCATCACCCAGACGGTGACGGATTTCACCAAGCAGACCAACTTCCTCTATCTCTTCATCGCGTGCATCATCGTCGGCTCGATCCTGAGCATGGACCGCACGGTGCTGATCAGGGGCTTCCTCAAGATCTTCATTCCGCTCGCCGCGGGCTCCGTGGCCGCGGCGCTCGTGGGCACGGGCGTCGGCACGCTGCTCGGCCTCGGCGCGAAGAACACCTTCTTCTATATCATCGTCCCGATCATGGGCGGCGGCGTGGGCGAGGGTGCCATCCCGCTTTCCGTCGGCTATGCGGAGATCCTGCACCTGAAGCAGGGCGAGGAGTTCGCCCGCGTGCTGCCGCCCGTCATGTTCGGCAGTCTCACGGCGATCCTGCTTTCCGGCACGTTGAATTTCGTCGGCAAGAAGTTCCCGCACCTCACCGGCGAGGGCCGGATCCAGCCCGGCGAGAACGACGAGCTGCACCCGCAGGAAGAGGCCATCACCGGCCACATGGACGTGGGCCACATCGCCGCCGGGGCGAGCATCGCCATCGCCCTCTACCTGCTTGGCGTGGCCGTGAACACGCTGCCGCCCGAGACCTTCCGCCTGCCCGCGCCGGTCGTGATGCTCTTCCTCGCCGTGGCGGTCAAGCTGGTCTCCGGCGTGCCGCCCCAGCTCCAGCACGGCGCCGGCGTCGTCTACAAGTTCTTCCGCACCGCCGTGACCTACCCGCTGCTCTTCGCCATCGGCGTGGCCCTCACGCCGTGGGACAAGCTCATGGAGGCGCTGCATCCCGCCAACCTCGTGACGATCGTCGCCACGGTGACGACGCTGATGGCCACCGGCTTCTTCGTCGGGCGCTGGGTGAAGCTCTACCCGATCGAGGCCGCCATCGTGAACGCCTGCCACAGCGGCCAGGGCGGCACGGGCGACGTGGCCATCCTGACGGCGGCGAACCGCATGCAGATGATGCCGTTTGCGCAGATCGCCACCCGCATCGGCGGGGCGATCACCGTCACCCTGGCGCTCATCGCCCTGAAGGCGATGACTTGA
- a CDS encoding efflux RND transporter periplasmic adaptor subunit has product MKKILIAVSVLAVVLLGWYFLKPHGTAAGEEGAKPAAKVETVALADQAIAQTIEVFGVVAAAPSGEQVLAAPYDLLVRKINVSAGSTVAAGDVLLEVEPSPDAKLAADSARSLSALATKALAAVQERYDLKLANRQELLTARQAAEDAKLKADSFTARGLGGDGRITAAAAGVVSKLDLLAGALAPTGTALVTVSTGGQLEARLGVEAADVVAVVAGQAVTLESSNRAEPEKVSTSVRTAGAALDPATGAAEVRAAVPAGAPLLLGEHVRAQIELQKKDHALVVPRSAVLPDDDKQVIFTVKDGKAVRHEVKLGLATDELQEVIGEGLKAGDLVVTLGNYELEDGMAIQAPEKEDKKDDAKESAKPADEKKAGDKAKDEAKPATEAKP; this is encoded by the coding sequence ATGAAAAAAATCCTGATCGCAGTGTCCGTCCTGGCCGTGGTTCTGCTCGGCTGGTATTTCCTCAAGCCGCACGGCACCGCCGCCGGGGAGGAAGGCGCCAAGCCCGCCGCCAAGGTCGAGACCGTCGCGCTCGCCGACCAGGCCATCGCCCAGACCATCGAGGTGTTCGGCGTCGTGGCCGCCGCGCCGTCGGGCGAGCAGGTCCTGGCCGCCCCCTACGACCTCCTCGTGCGCAAGATCAATGTCAGCGCCGGCAGCACGGTGGCCGCCGGCGACGTGCTGCTGGAGGTCGAGCCGAGCCCGGACGCGAAGCTCGCGGCCGATTCCGCGCGCAGCCTGTCCGCGCTGGCGACCAAGGCCCTCGCGGCCGTCCAGGAGCGTTACGACCTCAAGCTGGCCAACCGCCAGGAGCTCCTCACCGCCCGGCAGGCCGCGGAGGACGCGAAGCTCAAGGCCGACAGCTTCACCGCGCGCGGCCTGGGCGGCGACGGCCGCATCACCGCGGCCGCGGCGGGCGTGGTCAGCAAGCTCGACCTGTTGGCGGGGGCCCTCGCTCCCACCGGCACCGCGCTGGTCACCGTTTCCACCGGCGGCCAGCTCGAGGCGCGCCTCGGGGTGGAGGCGGCCGACGTCGTGGCGGTCGTCGCCGGCCAGGCGGTGACGCTCGAGTCTTCCAACCGCGCCGAGCCGGAAAAAGTCTCCACCAGCGTGCGCACGGCCGGGGCCGCGCTCGACCCCGCCACCGGCGCGGCCGAGGTGCGCGCGGCGGTTCCCGCCGGCGCCCCGCTCCTGCTCGGTGAGCACGTGCGGGCGCAGATCGAATTGCAGAAGAAGGACCACGCCCTGGTTGTGCCGCGCAGCGCCGTGCTGCCGGACGACGACAAGCAGGTCATCTTCACCGTGAAGGACGGCAAGGCCGTGCGGCACGAGGTGAAGCTCGGCCTCGCCACCGATGAGCTGCAGGAGGTCATCGGCGAGGGCCTGAAGGCGGGCGACCTCGTCGTCACCCTGGGCAACTACGAACTGGAGGACGGCATGGCCATCCAGGCGCCGGAGAAGGAGGACAAGAAGGACGACGCCAAGGAATCCGCCAAGCCGGCGGACGAGAAAAAGGCCGGGGACAAGGCCAAGGACGAGGCGAAGCCCGCGACGGAGGCCAAGCCGTGA
- a CDS encoding PepSY-associated TM helix domain-containing protein: MAAPARRWIFQVHLWSALTVGLVLLLMSLTGALLVFRPELDPVFNRDLFAVAPGGAPRTLDDLVVAAQQAHPGAKVDYVRLAREPGATVQVAFLDKQVVFLHPATAAVLGRRGRYEGFFGRCEQWHRFLLLGSVGLFIVRAGAMLTALVLLTGFYLWLPPVLRVLRTGLTLNFKLKGRAWHFNLHKVAGFYAGVVVLGSALTGLPQSFDWLQHGTYQGWGAAPAAELHSTPPAGPAHPVALQAWLDQARRLAPEAGALMIYLPRKPDAPVEIFATERAAAHENARSYLFLDAYSGAVLRWTPYAESPAGVKFYLTALSYHFGQFGGWAGRLILLAGMLAVPILAVTGLAMFLQRGRARSA; this comes from the coding sequence ATGGCCGCACCCGCTCGCCGCTGGATTTTTCAAGTTCACCTCTGGTCGGCCCTGACGGTGGGGTTGGTGCTGCTGCTCATGTCACTGACCGGTGCGTTGCTGGTGTTCCGCCCCGAGCTCGATCCGGTTTTCAACCGGGACCTGTTCGCGGTCGCGCCCGGCGGGGCGCCGCGGACGCTGGATGACTTGGTGGTGGCGGCGCAGCAGGCGCATCCCGGGGCCAAGGTCGATTACGTGCGGTTGGCGCGCGAGCCCGGCGCCACGGTGCAGGTGGCCTTCCTCGACAAACAGGTCGTGTTCCTGCACCCGGCCACGGCGGCTGTGCTCGGCCGGCGCGGCCGCTACGAAGGGTTCTTCGGCCGCTGCGAGCAATGGCACCGGTTCCTGCTGCTGGGCAGCGTGGGCCTGTTCATCGTCCGCGCCGGCGCGATGCTGACGGCGCTGGTTTTGCTGACGGGTTTTTATCTCTGGCTGCCGCCGGTGCTCCGGGTGCTGCGGACCGGCCTGACACTCAATTTCAAGCTCAAGGGCCGGGCCTGGCACTTCAACCTGCACAAGGTCGCGGGATTTTATGCGGGCGTCGTGGTGCTGGGCAGCGCGCTGACCGGGCTGCCGCAGTCCTTCGATTGGCTGCAGCACGGGACCTACCAGGGCTGGGGTGCGGCGCCGGCCGCGGAGCTTCATTCCACGCCGCCGGCGGGGCCGGCGCACCCCGTGGCCCTGCAGGCCTGGCTCGACCAGGCCCGGCGGCTGGCGCCGGAGGCCGGTGCCCTGATGATCTATCTGCCGCGCAAGCCCGACGCGCCGGTCGAGATTTTTGCGACGGAGCGCGCGGCGGCCCATGAAAACGCCCGCAGCTATCTTTTCCTCGACGCCTATTCCGGGGCGGTCCTGCGCTGGACGCCGTATGCCGAGAGCCCGGCCGGGGTGAAATTCTACCTCACGGCCCTGTCCTATCATTTCGGCCAGTTCGGGGGCTGGGCCGGGCGCCTGATCCTGCTCGCCGGCATGCTCGCCGTGCCTATTCTGGCGGTGACCGGGCTCGCCATGTTCCTCCAGCGCGGGCGCGCGCGGTCAGCTTAA
- a CDS encoding substrate-binding domain-containing protein, protein MGLPSLAAQPLSGVLHVAGNPEMAAVVARWSAAFQKQHPGVRVEPHLTGSDTGMAALYTGKADLALVGRAPTLSELQAFEWIFHYKPAQVEVATGSLDRPGQSPAPVLFVHRGNPLAQLTLAQLDAIFGTEHRLAPADIRTWGQLGLTGEWADKPLHLYAPDAMSGTGRFFRHVVLNDSRMMNWTQLTEFSDTDVPRAATHDAGRQILAALAQDRYGLAVASLGFVQDGVRPVALDGIPATRDSLVSRQYPLTRAVTACFNRKAGAPADPLVAGFLRYILSPAGQQEVAGASAYLPLTAELAAAQVRRLD, encoded by the coding sequence ATGGGATTGCCTTCGTTGGCGGCGCAGCCTCTTTCCGGCGTGCTGCACGTCGCCGGCAACCCCGAGATGGCGGCCGTGGTGGCGCGCTGGTCGGCTGCGTTCCAAAAGCAGCACCCGGGGGTTCGCGTGGAGCCGCACCTCACGGGCAGCGACACGGGCATGGCCGCGCTCTACACCGGCAAGGCCGACCTTGCGCTGGTCGGACGCGCGCCGACCCTGAGCGAGCTCCAGGCCTTCGAATGGATTTTTCACTACAAACCGGCGCAAGTGGAGGTCGCGACCGGCAGCCTCGACCGCCCCGGCCAGTCGCCGGCGCCGGTGCTGTTTGTGCACCGGGGCAATCCGCTCGCTCAGCTTACACTCGCGCAACTCGACGCCATTTTCGGCACCGAACACCGGCTGGCGCCCGCGGACATCCGCACCTGGGGCCAGCTCGGCCTGACCGGGGAGTGGGCGGACAAGCCCCTTCATCTCTACGCACCCGACGCCATGTCGGGCACGGGGCGCTTCTTCCGCCATGTGGTGCTCAACGACAGCCGCATGATGAACTGGACGCAGCTCACGGAGTTCAGCGACACGGATGTGCCCCGCGCCGCCACGCATGACGCCGGGCGGCAGATTCTCGCCGCGCTCGCGCAGGACCGCTACGGTCTCGCGGTCGCCAGCCTCGGCTTCGTGCAGGACGGGGTCCGCCCCGTGGCACTGGATGGAATCCCGGCCACCCGCGACAGTTTGGTCAGCCGGCAGTATCCGCTGACGCGGGCCGTCACGGCCTGTTTCAACCGCAAGGCCGGCGCGCCGGCCGATCCGCTGGTCGCCGGGTTCCTGCGCTACATCCTCAGCCCTGCGGGCCAGCAGGAAGTGGCCGGGGCCAGCGCCTACCTGCCGCTCACGGCCGAGCTCGCTGCCGCGCAGGTCCGCCGGCTCGACTGA
- a CDS encoding cytochrome b/b6 domain-containing protein, whose product MENPPTPKTEILRHTLSVRVIHWLIAIGFILAMATGLALYWSSILHWLVPYFGGEQSTIAIHFVAGLALAVSAIPIFFLWRKRMRWTATDTYFIRHLQDHALRPDQLPPADTGFFNGGQKLYFWAFIFSTAWLLVTGLVWWWRREPWMPREVYVVSRTSHRVVSVIMSGSLLIHIYKATVGEPGTFASMLKGTVTTNWARLRRPGWFRDLGLK is encoded by the coding sequence ATGGAAAATCCACCGACCCCCAAGACCGAGATCCTACGCCACACGCTTTCCGTGCGCGTCATTCACTGGTTGATCGCAATCGGCTTCATCCTCGCGATGGCGACCGGCCTGGCGCTCTACTGGTCCAGCATCCTGCACTGGCTGGTGCCATATTTCGGCGGGGAACAGAGCACCATCGCGATCCATTTTGTGGCGGGGCTGGCGCTCGCCGTCTCGGCCATCCCGATTTTTTTCCTGTGGCGCAAGCGGATGCGCTGGACGGCGACGGACACCTATTTCATCCGGCACCTGCAGGATCACGCCCTGCGGCCGGATCAACTGCCGCCCGCCGACACGGGCTTTTTCAACGGCGGCCAGAAACTTTATTTCTGGGCGTTCATCTTCAGCACCGCCTGGCTGCTGGTCACCGGCCTGGTGTGGTGGTGGCGGCGGGAGCCGTGGATGCCGCGGGAGGTGTATGTGGTCAGCCGTACCAGCCACCGGGTGGTGAGCGTGATCATGTCCGGCAGCCTGCTCATCCACATCTACAAGGCGACCGTGGGTGAACCCGGCACCTTCGCCTCCATGCTGAAGGGCACCGTCACGACCAACTGGGCCCGCCTGCGGAGGCCCGGCTGGTTCCGGGATCTGGGGCTGAAATAA
- a CDS encoding efflux RND transporter permease subunit, with protein sequence MNFVAWMQAHRRSVLFLLGLLVIGGGFAAWTLPVALFPHVQFPRIVVSLDAGDRPAERMTVEVTMPVEEAVRSVPGLRSLRSNSSRGSSEISINFEWGQDMISAMLQVESAINQTLSALPAGTKFEVRRMDPTVFPTVAYTLTSEKQSLTALRDIAYYQLRPLLSTVPGVAKVAVMGGAQAEYRVTIDPARLQAHGLTLDDVAKALSAANTISAVGKLEDHYKLYLALADSRFHSIDQIGETVLLKGPSGVLRVEDVGTVELGTVPQWTRVTADGRDAVIFQVYQQPDANTVQIARDVQALLRDYRGQLPRGVKIANWYDQSELIVSSADSVRDAVLIGVLLAGAVLFVFLRNGKITLIAMVCVPASLAATVLLLKVLNSSFNIMTLGGMAAAVGLIIDDAIVMVEHIVRRLRGVHGAHRGRVWSAAAEFTRPLVGSSLSTIVIFAPLAFLSGVTGSFFKALSLTMAASLVISFLIAWLAVPILTDHFLGEKDAEQEEGGPFTARVHRGYAALMRRVLVRPSLVLLGIVPLLLAAWLCYQRVGSGFMPSMDEGGFILDYRAPSGTSLTETDRLLRQVEAVLQETPEVQTYSRRTGLQLGGGLTEANEGDFFVRLKPQPRRDIDEVMDDVRKEVEQKVPGLEIEMAQLMEDLIGDLTAVPQPIEIKLYSDDAKLLETTAPQVAATIGKITGVVDVKSGIVLAGDALTISVDRAKAALEGMDPDSVTTALNALLTGSTTTTSVESGPKLVGIRAWIPEKNRRTAENVAQLRIRAPDGHFFPLQRVAEITPVIGQPQIVRDDLKRMIPVTGRISGRDLGSTIRDVQAALAKPGLVPRGVYFALGGTYAEQQKAFSGLIAVFGGAVALVFLLLLFLYESFRTAFAMLGCTLLALSAVTIGLWLTNTELNISSMMGMTMIVGIATEVAIFYVSELVSLPDDLPPHQALIEAGVNRMRPIAMTTFAAILALLPLALGIGAGSAMQQPLAIAIISGLVLQMPVVLIMLPVLLSLRSPASPPPAAAAVSSP encoded by the coding sequence GTGAATTTTGTCGCATGGATGCAGGCGCACCGGCGCTCGGTGCTGTTTCTTCTCGGCCTGCTGGTCATCGGCGGCGGCTTTGCGGCGTGGACCCTGCCGGTGGCGCTGTTCCCGCACGTCCAGTTTCCGCGCATCGTCGTGAGCCTCGACGCCGGCGACCGCCCGGCCGAGCGCATGACCGTCGAGGTCACGATGCCGGTCGAGGAGGCCGTGCGCTCCGTGCCCGGCCTGCGCAGCCTGCGCTCGAACTCCAGCCGCGGCAGCTCCGAGATCTCCATCAACTTCGAGTGGGGCCAGGACATGATCTCCGCCATGCTGCAGGTCGAGTCGGCGATCAACCAGACGCTCTCGGCCCTGCCGGCCGGCACCAAGTTCGAGGTGCGGCGCATGGACCCGACGGTGTTTCCGACTGTCGCCTACACGCTGACCTCCGAGAAGCAGTCGCTCACCGCGCTGCGGGACATCGCCTATTACCAGCTGCGCCCGCTGCTTTCCACCGTCCCCGGTGTCGCCAAGGTCGCCGTGATGGGCGGCGCCCAGGCGGAATACCGCGTGACCATCGATCCGGCCCGGCTGCAGGCCCACGGCCTGACGCTGGACGACGTGGCCAAGGCGCTTTCGGCGGCCAACACCATCAGCGCGGTCGGCAAGCTGGAGGATCACTACAAGCTTTACCTGGCCCTGGCCGACAGCCGCTTTCACAGCATCGACCAGATCGGCGAGACCGTCCTGCTCAAGGGGCCGTCCGGTGTGCTGCGCGTCGAGGACGTCGGCACGGTCGAGCTCGGCACCGTGCCGCAATGGACGCGCGTGACGGCCGACGGTCGCGACGCGGTCATCTTCCAGGTCTACCAGCAGCCCGACGCCAACACCGTGCAGATCGCCCGCGACGTGCAGGCGCTGCTCCGCGACTACCGCGGCCAGCTGCCGCGCGGCGTCAAGATCGCCAACTGGTATGACCAGAGCGAACTCATCGTCAGCTCCGCCGACAGCGTGCGCGACGCGGTGCTGATCGGCGTGCTGCTCGCCGGCGCCGTGCTGTTTGTCTTCCTGCGCAACGGCAAGATCACCCTGATCGCGATGGTGTGCGTGCCGGCGTCGCTGGCGGCCACCGTGCTGCTGCTCAAGGTGCTCAACAGCAGCTTCAACATCATGACGCTCGGCGGCATGGCGGCGGCGGTCGGCCTCATCATCGACGATGCCATCGTGATGGTGGAGCACATCGTGCGCCGGCTGCGCGGCGTGCACGGCGCGCACCGCGGCCGGGTCTGGTCCGCCGCGGCGGAGTTCACCCGCCCGCTCGTGGGTTCTTCGCTCTCGACCATCGTCATCTTCGCGCCGCTCGCGTTCCTCTCCGGCGTGACCGGCTCCTTCTTCAAGGCGCTTTCGCTCACGATGGCGGCCAGCCTGGTCATCTCGTTCCTCATCGCCTGGCTCGCGGTGCCCATCCTGACCGACCACTTCCTGGGCGAAAAGGATGCGGAGCAGGAGGAGGGGGGGCCGTTCACCGCCCGCGTCCACCGCGGGTATGCGGCCCTCATGCGCCGCGTGCTCGTCCGCCCTTCGCTGGTGCTCCTGGGGATCGTGCCCCTGCTGCTTGCCGCCTGGCTGTGCTACCAGCGCGTCGGCTCGGGCTTCATGCCCTCCATGGACGAGGGCGGGTTCATCCTCGATTACCGCGCGCCTTCCGGCACCTCGCTCACCGAGACCGACCGCCTGCTCCGCCAGGTGGAGGCCGTGCTCCAGGAAACCCCCGAGGTGCAGACCTACTCGCGCCGCACCGGGCTCCAACTCGGCGGCGGCCTGACCGAGGCCAACGAGGGCGACTTCTTCGTCCGCCTCAAGCCGCAGCCCCGCCGCGACATCGACGAGGTGATGGACGACGTGCGCAAGGAGGTCGAGCAGAAGGTTCCCGGCCTCGAGATCGAGATGGCCCAGCTGATGGAGGACCTGATCGGCGACCTCACCGCGGTGCCGCAGCCGATCGAGATCAAGCTCTATTCCGACGACGCCAAGCTGCTGGAAACGACGGCGCCGCAGGTGGCCGCCACCATCGGCAAGATCACCGGCGTCGTCGACGTGAAGAGCGGCATCGTGCTCGCCGGCGACGCCCTCACCATCAGCGTCGACCGGGCGAAAGCCGCCCTGGAGGGCATGGACCCCGATTCGGTCACGACGGCGCTGAACGCCCTGCTCACCGGCTCGACCACCACGACCAGCGTCGAGAGCGGACCCAAGCTGGTCGGCATCCGCGCGTGGATTCCCGAAAAGAACCGTCGCACGGCGGAAAACGTCGCCCAGCTCCGGATTCGCGCGCCGGACGGGCATTTCTTTCCGCTGCAGCGCGTGGCCGAGATCACACCGGTCATCGGCCAGCCGCAGATCGTGCGTGACGACCTCAAGCGGATGATCCCCGTGACCGGCCGCATCAGCGGCCGCGACCTGGGTTCGACCATCCGCGACGTGCAGGCGGCGCTCGCCAAACCGGGCCTCGTGCCGCGCGGGGTGTATTTCGCGCTGGGTGGCACCTATGCCGAGCAGCAGAAGGCGTTCAGCGGGCTCATCGCCGTGTTCGGCGGTGCCGTCGCGCTGGTGTTCCTGCTGCTGCTCTTCCTCTACGAAAGCTTCCGCACGGCCTTCGCCATGCTCGGCTGCACGCTGCTGGCCCTCTCGGCCGTGACCATCGGGCTGTGGCTGACCAACACCGAGCTGAACATCTCCTCGATGATGGGCATGACCATGATCGTCGGCATCGCCACCGAGGTGGCCATCTTCTATGTGTCCGAGCTCGTCTCGCTGCCCGATGACCTGCCGCCGCACCAGGCCCTGATCGAGGCCGGCGTGAACCGCATGCGGCCGATCGCCATGACCACCTTCGCGGCGATCCTCGCGCTCCTCCCGCTCGCCCTCGGCATCGGCGCCGGCTCCGCCATGCAGCAGCCGCTGGCCATCGCGATCATTTCGGGGCTCGTCCTCCAGATGCCCGTCGTGCTCATCATGCTCCCCGTGCTCCTGTCGCTGCGCTCGCCCGCGTCCCCGCCGCCCGCCGCCGCCGCGGTTTCGTCCCCGTGA
- a CDS encoding TolC family protein yields MRPLEARSLRPSLSAARRWLPALALLLTGGCATYHRQPLDAAAVEAALHPPLAEARVTAAKFQHPLIKPLAIDGRDGFTPDEIALLTVITSPQLRALRDQRGVAQAQVVQAGLLPNPQLGYTLDQQSGNSDPALINGGSLGLSWEVTSLLGYRDRLAAAKSTAGALDLDIAWQEWQAAQAARLAAYRVLSLESRLPLAQATETELADALALARQAHTQGHATTAELAAATEAWSAAQDARFALEQDLTAQRLSLNLALNQPADTPLKLKAGANPPELPSTAAAALLDGLEQRRLDLVALTLGYESSEAGLRAAVKAQFPRIGLSFAKAHDTSNVKTHSYGVSVDLPLFDRNQGAIAAGQATRQQLFDEYVARVAEARANVVQILSSLAVARTQLRTLEAELPELEQIAAALDRAMQTRNADAAAWRDAHGVLLARRTEQAKMQQDILELGVALELATGRPLLSPGALN; encoded by the coding sequence GTGAGACCGCTTGAAGCCCGCTCCCTCCGCCCGTCACTGTCCGCCGCCCGCCGGTGGCTGCCGGCCCTTGCGCTGTTGCTGACCGGCGGCTGTGCGACCTACCACCGCCAGCCGCTCGACGCCGCGGCCGTGGAGGCGGCGCTGCATCCGCCGCTGGCGGAGGCCCGGGTCACCGCGGCGAAGTTCCAACACCCGCTGATCAAGCCGCTCGCGATCGACGGCCGCGACGGGTTCACGCCGGACGAAATCGCCCTGCTGACCGTGATCACCAGCCCGCAGCTGCGCGCCTTGCGCGACCAGCGCGGGGTGGCGCAGGCGCAGGTCGTGCAGGCCGGGCTTCTGCCGAATCCCCAGCTGGGCTACACCCTCGACCAGCAGTCGGGCAACAGCGATCCGGCGCTCATCAACGGCGGGAGCCTCGGCCTGAGCTGGGAGGTCACCTCGCTGCTGGGCTACCGGGACCGGCTGGCCGCGGCCAAGTCCACCGCCGGCGCGCTCGACCTGGACATCGCCTGGCAGGAATGGCAGGCCGCCCAGGCCGCGCGGCTCGCGGCCTACCGCGTGCTGTCGCTGGAATCCCGCCTGCCGCTGGCGCAGGCGACCGAGACGGAGCTGGCGGATGCCCTGGCCCTGGCCCGGCAGGCGCACACGCAGGGCCATGCGACCACGGCCGAGCTCGCCGCGGCGACCGAGGCCTGGAGCGCGGCCCAGGACGCGCGCTTCGCCCTCGAGCAGGACCTGACGGCCCAGAGACTTTCCCTCAACCTGGCGCTCAACCAGCCGGCGGACACCCCGCTGAAATTGAAGGCGGGCGCGAATCCGCCGGAGTTGCCGTCGACCGCGGCCGCGGCGTTGCTCGACGGCCTGGAACAGCGCCGGCTCGACCTGGTGGCGCTCACCCTCGGCTACGAGAGCAGCGAGGCCGGCCTGCGCGCGGCCGTGAAGGCGCAGTTCCCGAGGATCGGCCTCAGCTTCGCCAAGGCGCATGACACCAGCAACGTGAAGACCCACAGCTACGGGGTCAGTGTCGACCTGCCGCTGTTCGACCGCAACCAGGGGGCGATCGCCGCCGGCCAGGCCACACGGCAGCAGCTCTTCGACGAGTATGTCGCGCGGGTCGCCGAGGCGCGCGCCAATGTCGTGCAGATCCTCTCCAGCCTGGCGGTGGCCCGCACCCAGCTCCGCACGCTCGAGGCCGAGCTGCCCGAGCTGGAACAGATCGCCGCCGCGCTCGACCGGGCGATGCAGACGCGCAATGCCGATGCCGCCGCGTGGCGGGACGCCCACGGCGTCCTGCTCGCCCGCCGCACCGAACAGGCGAAGATGCAGCAGGACATCCTCGAGCTCGGGGTGGCCCTGGAGCTCGCCACCGGCCGTCCCCTGCTCAGCCCCGGCGCCCTCAACTGA
- a CDS encoding substrate-binding domain-containing protein, with translation MKPVSLLPAFFGRTLLGAGLVACLAANSAAGEFDLSGFPAYAPQQTVSGVIRNYGFGFGGLFRIWEAGFQRYHPGVTFHDTFPTSDAAFPALVTGVTDLAPDGGEPAITEVLSFYEVYGYHATDITVASGTYDVEGRSPGIVIYVHPDNPLARLTLAQLDGIFGSERNGALRGFKWDLKAARGPEQDIRTWGQLGLTGEWADKPIHTYGHAPSGTTRFFQLRVLHNSDKWNPNYRGYVETGSKMIDDDDKVEQRGGVQHMLREELLQDKYGIAWTIVPQAAKVPGLKPVALAVAAGGPFVAPSKATFQDRTYPLVRNLYFYLNRKPGTAVDPKLREFLRYILSREGQEAIVANGNYLPLPADFAAAQRARLD, from the coding sequence ATGAAACCGGTCTCCTTATTGCCTGCTTTTTTTGGGCGCACGCTGCTTGGCGCCGGTCTGGTTGCGTGTCTTGCTGCCAACTCCGCGGCCGGCGAGTTCGATTTGAGCGGGTTCCCCGCCTACGCCCCGCAACAGACGGTTTCCGGCGTGATCCGCAATTACGGCTTCGGGTTCGGCGGGCTGTTCAGGATTTGGGAAGCCGGGTTTCAAAGATACCACCCCGGCGTCACCTTCCACGACACGTTCCCGACGAGCGACGCGGCCTTTCCCGCGCTGGTGACCGGCGTGACCGACCTGGCCCCGGACGGCGGCGAGCCGGCCATCACCGAGGTCCTGTCGTTCTACGAGGTCTATGGCTACCACGCCACGGACATCACGGTCGCGTCCGGCACCTACGACGTGGAAGGGCGGTCGCCGGGCATCGTGATCTACGTGCATCCCGACAACCCGCTGGCCCGGCTCACGCTGGCACAGCTCGACGGGATTTTCGGCAGCGAGCGCAACGGCGCGCTGCGCGGCTTCAAGTGGGACCTCAAGGCCGCGCGCGGCCCGGAGCAGGACATCCGCACCTGGGGCCAGCTCGGCCTGACCGGCGAGTGGGCGGACAAACCCATCCACACCTACGGCCACGCGCCGTCGGGCACCACGCGCTTCTTCCAGCTCCGCGTCCTGCACAACAGCGACAAGTGGAACCCCAACTACCGGGGCTACGTCGAGACCGGCAGCAAGATGATCGACGACGACGACAAGGTGGAACAGCGCGGCGGCGTGCAGCACATGCTCCGCGAGGAGCTGCTGCAGGACAAATACGGCATCGCGTGGACCATCGTGCCCCAGGCCGCCAAAGTGCCCGGCCTGAAGCCGGTCGCGCTGGCGGTGGCGGCGGGCGGCCCGTTCGTGGCGCCCAGCAAGGCGACTTTCCAGGACCGGACCTACCCGCTGGTGCGGAACCTTTATTTCTACCTCAACCGCAAGCCCGGCACGGCCGTCGACCCGAAGCTGCGCGAATTCCTCCGCTACATCCTGAGCCGCGAGGGGCAGGAGGCGATCGTCGCCAATGGCAACTACCTGCCGCTGCCGGCGGATTTCGCGGCGGCCCAACGGGCACGGCTCGACTGA